Proteins encoded within one genomic window of Mesobacillus subterraneus:
- a CDS encoding ATP-binding protein, with amino-acid sequence MILIDYIINLSMLSLLVSTPLVIRSYLNLKPLKQLRIWAGLYAGIVSSVLVSLSFQNQGYSYDIRYSVIILVFAYLGPGPGMITSSFALASRLMVSENWYPAIVGWLIVMAVLIVIQKFTGHFKPVRRYIIFLCSYIVTYIITVPIVLNVIRDNPVFHLQYLLFVSIGVFFGGLLIESYEKLYRIIQERKRMEQTLEESESKYRLIAENTSDLIMVMDKEHSISYFSPSHELALGYKVPELEKIEICQLIHPDDVVNFTETIAKIIKNKESLPVEFRFQHINGKWIDFESRCMPVMDESQTIEHIVIISRDISERKKAEEILLQSEKLSIVGELTAGVAHEIRNPLTTIKGFVQLYRQDNSSNEINNLLLSELERIETITTEMLYLGKPQAIQLNRANLCDLIDHTVEFLSPQANMKNIQFTRSYLGTDFFITCEKNQIKQVILNIFKNAMEAMPKGGNIDIKLQKGIDGDCIFSVQDEGCGIPEELLPRLGEPFYTLKEKGTGLGLMICHKIIKQHNGTISYHSKLNIGTLVEIKLPLTS; translated from the coding sequence TCATAAACCTCTCTATGCTTTCTTTATTGGTCAGTACTCCTTTAGTCATCCGTTCTTATTTGAATCTTAAGCCACTCAAGCAGCTGCGGATTTGGGCAGGATTATATGCGGGGATTGTTTCCTCCGTGCTCGTTAGCTTATCTTTCCAGAATCAAGGATATTCATATGATATCCGTTATTCGGTTATCATTTTGGTCTTTGCTTATCTTGGGCCAGGTCCAGGCATGATTACCAGCAGCTTTGCGTTGGCTTCCAGGTTAATGGTGTCTGAAAACTGGTATCCGGCAATCGTTGGCTGGTTAATAGTCATGGCTGTTTTAATTGTAATTCAAAAATTCACTGGACATTTTAAACCAGTGAGGCGATACATCATTTTCCTGTGTTCTTACATAGTCACTTATATTATTACTGTACCGATCGTTTTAAATGTAATTAGAGACAATCCAGTTTTTCATCTCCAATATTTACTGTTTGTTTCAATAGGAGTTTTTTTTGGCGGATTATTAATAGAATCATATGAAAAGTTATATAGAATCATCCAGGAGCGAAAGCGGATGGAGCAGACGCTTGAGGAAAGTGAATCAAAGTATCGTCTCATAGCTGAGAATACATCAGATCTCATCATGGTAATGGATAAAGAGCACTCAATCAGTTACTTCTCTCCTTCTCATGAGCTGGCGTTGGGATACAAGGTCCCAGAGCTTGAAAAAATAGAAATATGTCAGTTAATTCATCCAGATGATGTAGTGAATTTCACGGAAACAATAGCAAAGATCATAAAAAATAAAGAATCACTGCCAGTAGAGTTCCGCTTCCAGCATATTAATGGAAAATGGATTGATTTTGAATCCCGCTGCATGCCTGTTATGGATGAGTCTCAAACAATCGAGCATATTGTGATAATTAGCAGGGATATTTCTGAGCGGAAAAAAGCGGAAGAGATTCTTTTGCAATCCGAAAAGCTATCGATCGTGGGGGAATTGACCGCAGGTGTAGCCCATGAAATACGGAATCCTCTTACGACAATAAAGGGATTTGTCCAACTGTATCGACAAGATAACAGTTCGAATGAAATTAACAACCTGCTTCTAAGCGAACTAGAGAGAATTGAAACGATCACAACTGAAATGCTTTATTTAGGAAAGCCGCAGGCTATACAGCTTAACCGGGCCAACTTGTGCGATTTGATCGATCATACAGTCGAATTCTTATCCCCGCAAGCCAATATGAAAAATATACAATTCACCCGAAGTTATCTGGGAACAGATTTCTTCATAACTTGTGAGAAAAACCAGATTAAGCAAGTGATCCTGAATATTTTCAAGAATGCTATGGAGGCCATGCCAAAGGGCGGAAATATTGATATTAAACTGCAAAAAGGGATAGATGGTGATTGTATTTTTTCTGTTCAAGATGAAGGATGTGGAATTCCGGAAGAATTACTTCCTCGATTAGGAGAGCCATTTTACACATTGAAGGAGAAAGGAACGGGGCTTGGGTTGATGATTTGCCATAAAATCATCAAACAGCACAATGGGACTATTTCCTATCATAGCAAGCTAAACATTGGTACATTAGTTGAAATAAAATTACCCTTAACGAGTTAA